A region of Legionella donaldsonii DNA encodes the following proteins:
- the orn gene encoding oligoribonuclease, translated as MKNNNNLIWIDLEMTGLDPEKDRIIEIATIVTDANLTILAEGPVLAVHQAPSLIAGMDEWNTKQHNQSGLVKRVQETTTTEAEAEAQTIAFLKQYLDKGKSPMCGNSICQDRRFLYKYMPALAAFFHYRNLDVSTLKELVKRWRPQLLSGVVKESKHLALDDIKDSIAELVYYREHFINLSSSNHDQS; from the coding sequence ACCCAGAGAAGGATCGCATCATTGAAATAGCTACTATTGTCACTGATGCAAATCTTACTATTCTGGCTGAAGGCCCTGTTCTCGCTGTTCATCAGGCTCCTTCCTTAATTGCAGGGATGGACGAATGGAATACTAAACAACATAACCAATCAGGATTGGTTAAACGGGTACAGGAGACTACAACGACAGAAGCTGAGGCAGAAGCACAAACAATCGCTTTCCTTAAACAATACTTGGATAAAGGTAAGTCCCCTATGTGCGGCAACAGTATTTGCCAAGATAGACGGTTTTTATATAAATACATGCCTGCGCTGGCGGCCTTTTTTCATTACCGCAATCTTGATGTGAGTACATTAAAAGAGTTGGTTAAGCGTTGGCGGCCGCAATTATTAAGTGGTGTTGTGAAAGAATCAAAGCATTTGGCGCTTGATGACATTAAGGATTCAATTGCTGAACTTGTCTATTATCGCGAGCATTTTATTAATTTATCGAGTAGTAATCATGATCAATCGTGA